The genome window ACAAAAAAGTGACTCTTTCTACGATATATTAATGAAAAGGCACATGCGTGCCCCCTGGATTGCCGGTCAGGCACATTTGCGGATTCCCGGCGATACAACTTCGTGGCAGCCCGAAGATGATGATAATGACGGCGAATACACAGGAAATTACCTCGCCATGGAAAGTTTCAGATACGCTGCCACAAAAAGCCCGGAAGCAAAAGCTAATGCTGAGAAGGCATTTGGTTTCCTGAAATTATTGCAGGAAGTGACGGATACGGATGGCTTTTTCGCCAGAACTATCGTCCCATCGGATTGGAAAAACGTGCACGACGCCAACCGGACTTTCACTGAAAGAGAAAAAGCGGATGAACTCGTGAAAGAGCCGCGTTTCAAGCCTGTGGAAGTACGCTGGCACAAATCCAGAGATGGAAAGTGGCTCTGGAAAGGTGATACAAGCAGCGATGAAATGTGCGGACATATGTTTGGCTACTATTTCTACTACACATTGGTGGCGGATCCGAACGAGAAAAAGGTCATAGCAACGCATATTGCAAGGATTGTGGATCATTTAATGAAAAATAACCTGAATCTGACAGACGTCGACGGCACACATACACGCTGGTCCGTCTGGTCACCCGACAAGCTCAACCGGGATCCCGAATGGCTTCCCGACCGCAACCAGAATTCGATGGAGTTGCTCGCTTTCATAAAGCTGGCCTATCACGTAACTGGCAATAAAAAGTATGAAAATGAGTACATAAGGCTCATAAAGGATGAGAAATATCTTGAAAATATGGGAGAAGTCACGAACCAGAACCCTGCCTGGTTTATTTACTTCGACGTGGTTTTGCAAGCTTACCTTTATCCGATTTTGCTCAAATGCGAGAAAGATCCTGAGCGCCTGAATTTTTACAAAGCACATTTGAACAAATGGTTTGAAAAACGAAAAGCAGACCATAACCCGCTCATTAACTTCATATATAGCTATTCGTCAGGCCAGAAAGCAGAGCTGGATAACTCCATCGATTTCCTCGTGGACACGCCACTGGATTTAATCGACTGGCCAATTGACCATAGCAAAAGAGAAGACCTGAAAATTGTAAGAACGCCGGTTCTGGAAGATCAGCAGGTGGATGCATTGCAGCCCGCC of Dyadobacter chenhuakuii contains these proteins:
- a CDS encoding ligand-binding sensor domain-containing protein encodes the protein MSCYAERFLKNCLLLVSFVLAVSCKKEQPDRSANVSCQDKPFIQEFHEAFRVGSGNAENEVRSIAVDQESAIWIATAAGIFQKKKDSRDWSSIISGSDNGPAYDVESDAKGIMWLGTWNGLLSYKAGRLERVSGPEGPVSAICAAKEGIYALGPRGFWLNEGKGFHKMDGNISRSVRDVISDQNKGLWLATDVGLYHWTKTGLTHYYKTDALISGYAKGLALDGNNKLWVGGLGGVTIRGLDKKEKELKPENGIPSVYVTSVRYAPDSSMWVGTQAGIVRFRPDGSHSLLFSRRWLMDDQVNKIAFDKEGTAWIATPKGVSAIRKRTMTLAQKSDSFYDILMKRHMRAPWIAGQAHLRIPGDTTSWQPEDDDNDGEYTGNYLAMESFRYAATKSPEAKANAEKAFGFLKLLQEVTDTDGFFARTIVPSDWKNVHDANRTFTEREKADELVKEPRFKPVEVRWHKSRDGKWLWKGDTSSDEMCGHMFGYYFYYTLVADPNEKKVIATHIARIVDHLMKNNLNLTDVDGTHTRWSVWSPDKLNRDPEWLPDRNQNSMELLAFIKLAYHVTGNKKYENEYIRLIKDEKYLENMGEVTNQNPAWFIYFDVVLQAYLYPILLKCEKDPERLNFYKAHLNKWFEKRKADHNPLINFIYSYSSGQKAELDNSIDFLVDTPLDLIDWPIDHSKREDLKIVRTPVLEDQQVDALQPASIRMTVRWDKNPWTMAGGNPQVEREPVFWLLPYWMGRYMNMIK